Proteins from a genomic interval of Candidatus Nanosynbacter sp. HMT-352:
- a CDS encoding S41 family peptidase — MVTGEKRQQLSWFLTLVIVAIVSFVAGARSDALFANVASVFGVRTSNKTIDLSSVQKTYQELIANYDGKLDTQKLIYGANRGLVEAAGDPHTAYMDPDETKEFDKSLSGQIGGGIGAEIGLRNNRPTIIKPLENSPAQKAGIKAGEVIVKVNDEASSDWSVEKVVSKIRGEVGTSVKLTLLSGSQTREVSVVRQNIVSPAVESEIDGEIGILKVNRFGDDTVSLSRKYASEFVEKGVKKVILDLRNNPGGTVGAAQGLLGIWLDNQIAMTERRGSEIVKTLRTTGTPILGNMKTVVLINGNSASASEITAGALREYGKATLVGQKSYGKGSVQIVLGLPGGSQMKVTEARWYTPKGKNIDKTGIEPDVKVDLSSDDVNNNVDPQMDKAKSL, encoded by the coding sequence ATGGTTACGGGAGAAAAAAGACAGCAATTAAGTTGGTTCTTGACGCTTGTTATTGTGGCTATTGTTAGCTTTGTGGCGGGAGCTCGCTCTGATGCGCTGTTTGCTAACGTGGCGTCGGTATTTGGCGTTAGAACTTCAAATAAGACGATTGACTTATCTAGCGTTCAAAAAACATATCAAGAATTGATTGCTAATTATGACGGAAAATTGGATACTCAAAAGTTAATTTATGGCGCCAATCGTGGGCTAGTTGAAGCGGCTGGTGATCCTCATACGGCTTATATGGACCCAGATGAGACGAAAGAGTTTGATAAATCGCTGAGTGGACAAATTGGTGGTGGAATTGGTGCGGAGATTGGTCTTAGAAATAATAGGCCGACTATCATAAAACCTCTGGAAAACAGTCCAGCTCAGAAGGCGGGAATTAAGGCTGGCGAGGTGATTGTTAAGGTGAATGATGAGGCTTCTTCTGACTGGTCAGTGGAAAAAGTTGTGAGTAAAATTCGTGGAGAAGTTGGTACGTCCGTTAAATTGACGTTATTAAGCGGTAGCCAAACGCGTGAGGTGTCGGTTGTGCGTCAGAATATAGTTTCTCCGGCAGTAGAGTCGGAAATTGATGGAGAAATTGGTATTTTGAAAGTTAACCGATTTGGCGATGATACAGTAAGCTTGTCCAGAAAATACGCTTCGGAGTTTGTTGAGAAAGGTGTTAAAAAGGTGATTTTGGACTTACGGAATAATCCTGGCGGAACGGTTGGAGCTGCTCAAGGGCTATTGGGTATTTGGCTGGACAATCAAATAGCTATGACCGAGCGACGGGGCTCTGAAATTGTTAAAACGCTGCGTACAACTGGAACGCCAATTCTGGGTAACATGAAGACGGTGGTGCTTATTAACGGTAACAGTGCTAGTGCTAGCGAAATTACGGCTGGGGCGCTTCGTGAATACGGAAAAGCCACGCTGGTTGGGCAGAAGAGTTATGGTAAGGGAAGTGTGCAGATTGTGCTTGGGCTGCCTGGCGGGTCGCAAATGAAAGTTACTGAAGCCAGATGGTATACGCCAAAGGGTAAAAATATAGACAAAACTGGCATAGAACCTGATGTAAAAGTTGATCTTTCGTCGGACGATGTCAATAATAACGTAGATCCGCAGATGGATAAGGCGAAGTCGTTATAA
- a CDS encoding CHAP domain-containing protein, translated as MKLRSTTPVSASLVSRASLVAMSALLAGSGIFGLASHVLARDYNAEIQAKQQEADNYNSEASRLGEMADSLQAELDKINGQISAIQAQISDSQKKINNLNDQIKKNEELIKHNRKAMGRILADLYVDDQISPLEMLASSKNISDYIDKQEQRNSLKTSLNDKIKEIKSLQKKLEENKKSVENTLRDQELQRNAMAAKQSEKAKLITDTKNDQNNYAALAQKRNSEVAKLREEQAAANRRALGGGNVSIPGGVPGGGGYPGVWASAPLDAYIDPWGLYTRECVSYVAWKIHSTGRYVPHFGGAGNANQWPSTAARYGISSGSTPKAGAAAVMNIGYYGHVMYVESVNGDGTITVSDYNFAWDGLYRHYTRSASGLTYVYF; from the coding sequence ATGAAACTACGGTCCACCACACCAGTTTCGGCATCATTAGTCAGCAGAGCGTCTCTGGTGGCGATGTCTGCATTGCTCGCTGGATCGGGCATTTTTGGCTTGGCATCACACGTATTAGCTCGCGACTATAACGCCGAAATTCAGGCGAAACAACAAGAAGCAGACAACTATAATTCTGAAGCTTCGCGCTTGGGTGAGATGGCTGATAGTTTGCAGGCGGAACTTGATAAGATAAATGGACAGATATCAGCTATTCAGGCACAGATTTCTGATAGCCAAAAAAAGATCAATAACCTCAATGATCAGATAAAAAAGAACGAAGAGTTAATTAAGCACAATCGTAAAGCGATGGGGCGAATTTTGGCGGATTTGTATGTTGATGATCAGATTTCGCCATTGGAGATGCTTGCTAGCTCAAAAAATATTAGCGATTACATCGATAAGCAAGAACAGCGTAATTCTTTGAAAACTTCATTGAATGATAAGATCAAAGAAATTAAGTCTTTGCAGAAAAAGCTGGAAGAGAATAAGAAGTCTGTCGAGAATACGCTTCGCGACCAAGAATTGCAGCGCAACGCGATGGCAGCTAAGCAGTCTGAGAAGGCAAAACTGATTACTGATACGAAGAACGATCAGAATAACTACGCGGCGCTGGCTCAGAAGCGTAATTCTGAGGTAGCGAAGTTGCGAGAAGAGCAGGCTGCGGCCAACCGACGAGCTCTTGGTGGTGGCAATGTTTCCATTCCAGGCGGCGTACCTGGCGGTGGCGGTTATCCTGGTGTTTGGGCGAGCGCTCCACTTGATGCTTATATCGATCCATGGGGACTATACACGCGTGAATGTGTGAGCTACGTGGCTTGGAAAATCCATAGCACTGGACGATATGTTCCGCATTTTGGTGGTGCGGGTAATGCAAACCAGTGGCCATCAACTGCAGCACGCTACGGTATTTCTAGCGGTTCAACACCAAAAGCTGGTGCAGCAGCCGTGATGAATATTGGATATTACGGACACGTTATGTATGTTGAATCTGTCAATGGCGACGGAACTATTACTGTTAGCGATTACAACTTTGCCTGGGATGGTTTATATAGGCATTACACACGTTCGGCTTCAGGATTGACATACGTTTACTTCTAA
- a CDS encoding cell division protein FtsX, whose amino-acid sequence MKSASKSNKNKETIRIRQRRRGWLTFVRMCRYGINNFSRNAWLTIAATAVMSVTLIIVFITLSARQVLVDTVSNVSKRADMSIYLKGDTPEKTIKTIKSRIEKLDNVDSVKYISAEEAREKQAEQYKDNPDTLEAIRESSNEMSATLRVSVKELNNQQSLNNFVKTDDLYKKYKDPNREPSFSGERQQAIKTVGSWVRLASIGGSIATVVFVVISSLVVFNTIRMAIFNRKDEIEMMKLIGAERSFIRGPFIVEAIMYGFIAAIIATIVGYGLLILAHDPMVKYGIPIDNLLNHLKMYGVLVFFSMILVGAAIGVASSWVATRKYLKL is encoded by the coding sequence ATGAAATCAGCTAGTAAATCCAACAAGAACAAAGAAACTATCCGTATACGTCAGCGTCGACGAGGTTGGTTGACGTTTGTCAGAATGTGCCGATACGGTATCAATAACTTTAGTCGTAATGCCTGGCTAACGATTGCTGCGACCGCGGTGATGAGCGTCACGTTGATTATCGTGTTTATAACATTGTCAGCGCGTCAGGTTTTGGTTGATACCGTTTCAAATGTCTCCAAGCGTGCCGATATGTCAATTTACTTAAAGGGCGACACGCCAGAAAAAACGATTAAAACGATTAAATCTCGAATTGAAAAATTAGATAATGTCGATAGTGTTAAGTATATTTCCGCAGAAGAAGCGCGTGAAAAGCAGGCCGAGCAATATAAGGACAATCCAGACACGCTTGAGGCGATTCGCGAGTCTAGTAATGAGATGTCGGCAACGCTTCGTGTTTCCGTGAAAGAATTGAACAACCAACAGTCATTAAATAATTTTGTTAAAACAGATGATCTGTATAAAAAGTACAAAGATCCTAACAGGGAACCATCATTCTCAGGTGAGCGCCAGCAAGCTATTAAAACAGTTGGTAGTTGGGTGAGATTGGCGAGTATCGGCGGCTCAATCGCTACAGTTGTTTTCGTGGTGATTTCATCGCTTGTGGTCTTTAACACAATTCGCATGGCAATTTTCAACCGCAAAGACGAGATTGAAATGATGAAGTTGATTGGCGCAGAACGCAGTTTCATCAGAGGTCCGTTTATCGTTGAAGCTATAATGTACGGATTTATCGCGGCAATTATCGCAACAATAGTTGGGTATGGGTTGCTAATTCTTGCACATGATCCGATGGTCAAATACGGAATTCCTATCGATAATCTTTTGAATCATCTAAAAATGTACGGCGTGCTGGTTTTCTTTAGTATGATTCTGGTCGGAGCGGCAATTGGCGTGGCGTCATCTTGGGTGGCAACTCGCAAATATCTTAAGTTGTAA